In one Alteribacter lacisalsi genomic region, the following are encoded:
- a CDS encoding TRAP transporter substrate-binding protein, giving the protein MKKKQLFTGVASLALVAGLAACGGDDDASNGADTGNNDENESDTNGEEDSEYSSAEASYVIEAGIGLNNQHPQYEGLLRFKELVEEGTDGDVYVETYHSSQLGDDRQMMEALQLGSQEVTIPSTAPVTNFVEEYAILDFPFLFPNEEVAMDVLNGEMGDELLASLEDQEMVGLAWWENGYRDLTNSVQPVATADDFQGLTLRTMENEVHLAAFSELGANPTPMAFGELFTAMQQGTVDGQENPLATIYLEGYYEVQDHYSNTNHVYSPFVFLMSKQFYDGLPEDYQQLVRDAAQEAGEFQIEENRNQNEELLDALVEEGVEYTEVTDEARQEMADIVQPVNDRFAQEMDQDFVDRFYDAIENSEYNPEQ; this is encoded by the coding sequence ATGAAAAAGAAACAGCTATTCACTGGTGTGGCCTCACTGGCCCTTGTAGCAGGACTTGCAGCATGCGGAGGAGACGATGACGCTTCAAACGGTGCAGATACAGGTAACAATGACGAAAATGAAAGCGATACCAACGGAGAAGAGGATTCCGAGTACAGCAGTGCAGAGGCTTCCTACGTTATTGAAGCAGGGATCGGCCTGAACAATCAGCATCCACAGTATGAAGGTCTGCTGCGGTTTAAAGAGCTCGTGGAAGAAGGAACAGATGGAGATGTATATGTGGAAACCTATCACAGCTCACAGCTTGGGGACGATCGTCAGATGATGGAAGCGCTTCAGCTTGGAAGCCAGGAAGTAACGATTCCTTCCACAGCACCAGTTACAAACTTTGTTGAGGAATATGCGATTCTTGATTTTCCGTTCCTTTTCCCTAATGAGGAAGTCGCAATGGACGTGCTGAATGGTGAAATGGGAGACGAGCTTCTTGCAAGCCTTGAAGATCAGGAGATGGTTGGTCTTGCATGGTGGGAAAACGGCTATCGTGACCTTACAAACAGTGTTCAGCCGGTAGCAACTGCGGACGACTTTCAGGGTCTGACGCTCCGGACAATGGAAAACGAAGTTCATCTGGCAGCGTTCTCCGAGCTCGGTGCCAATCCTACACCAATGGCGTTTGGTGAACTGTTCACAGCGATGCAGCAGGGTACAGTAGACGGCCAGGAAAACCCGCTTGCAACTATTTATCTTGAAGGCTACTACGAGGTTCAGGACCACTATTCCAATACAAACCACGTTTACAGCCCGTTTGTGTTTCTTATGAGCAAGCAGTTTTATGATGGGCTCCCGGAAGACTATCAGCAGCTCGTACGTGATGCTGCCCAGGAAGCTGGCGAATTCCAGATTGAGGAAAACCGTAATCAGAATGAAGAGCTCCTTGACGCTCTCGTAGAGGAAGGTGTGGAATACACCGAAGTAACGGACGAAGCGAGACAGGAAATGGCTGACATTGTCCAGCCTGTCAACGACCGTTTCGCTCAGGAAATGGATCAGGACTTCGTAGATCGATTCTATGATGCCATTGAAAACTCTGAATACAACCCAGAGCAATAA
- a CDS encoding gluconokinase gives MVKQYAIGLDIGTTSAKAVIFNKNGDVISEDEQGYPVVHRQPSWSEQDPLQIETAAITAIRQAIEKNSIDKEDIISVGLSSAMHSLICTDGKNCPLSPSLTWADGRSTDQAETLKSTGTGERIYLKTGTPIHPMSPLVKLIWMKENRYEPYLKARKFLSIKEFLTSRWFGTDAVDYSVASATGLFNIYTREWHSEALELAGIHERQLSSPVPADYLFTGLAPEVAHKMGLHPAVPFAAGGSDGPLANLGIGAVRPGETAITIGTSGAIRQMSSAPHTDERQEVFCYSFTDDLWVLGGPTNNGGNVLEWLKNTIGQTEVAHARQSEQDPYSLLIDAAKEIEPGAERLLFLPYLNGERAPHWDASARGAFVGLSASHTRYHMARAGLEGVLLAILSVSHSLEELTGETDTLYASGGFARSGMWVQMLADMFGHSVHLPVSHQSSAWGAAWVSLYAVNEVPDLASIKNSIPMKDIVVPNLDNHKRYAEIHKVFTGLYEALKPSFHQLRRM, from the coding sequence ATGGTCAAACAGTATGCAATCGGTCTTGATATTGGAACGACAAGTGCAAAAGCCGTCATTTTTAATAAAAACGGGGATGTCATTTCAGAGGATGAACAGGGGTACCCGGTCGTGCACCGGCAGCCTTCCTGGTCGGAGCAGGATCCGCTTCAGATAGAAACAGCCGCCATTACGGCCATCCGGCAGGCAATCGAGAAAAACAGTATCGATAAAGAAGATATTATTTCAGTGGGTCTCTCTTCGGCAATGCACTCGCTGATCTGTACAGATGGAAAAAACTGTCCGTTATCCCCTTCCCTTACATGGGCTGACGGCCGGAGCACGGACCAGGCAGAGACGTTAAAATCAACCGGCACAGGGGAACGCATCTATTTAAAAACGGGCACACCGATTCATCCCATGTCCCCCCTTGTCAAACTGATCTGGATGAAGGAAAACCGATATGAACCCTACCTGAAGGCCCGGAAGTTCCTTTCAATCAAGGAATTCCTCACCTCCCGCTGGTTTGGAACTGATGCGGTGGATTACTCCGTGGCATCAGCCACCGGTCTCTTCAACATTTACACCCGGGAGTGGCACTCTGAAGCCCTGGAACTGGCAGGCATTCATGAGCGTCAGCTGTCCAGCCCGGTTCCGGCTGACTATCTCTTTACAGGCCTCGCTCCAGAAGTCGCCCATAAGATGGGGCTCCATCCCGCTGTACCTTTTGCCGCGGGCGGCAGCGACGGTCCCCTTGCCAATCTCGGGATCGGAGCCGTCCGTCCGGGTGAAACGGCTATCACGATCGGAACGAGCGGTGCCATCAGACAAATGTCCTCCGCCCCGCATACAGATGAGCGGCAGGAAGTCTTCTGCTATTCGTTTACAGACGACCTCTGGGTGCTCGGCGGGCCGACAAATAATGGCGGCAACGTACTGGAGTGGCTTAAAAACACAATCGGACAGACAGAAGTGGCGCACGCCAGGCAGTCGGAGCAGGATCCCTACTCCCTGCTAATTGATGCGGCAAAAGAGATTGAGCCAGGGGCGGAGCGTCTTCTGTTCCTCCCTTATCTGAACGGCGAGCGGGCTCCCCACTGGGATGCGTCTGCAAGAGGGGCGTTTGTAGGCCTATCCGCCAGCCACACCCGCTATCATATGGCGCGAGCCGGACTCGAAGGGGTGCTGCTGGCTATTTTGAGCGTGTCGCACTCTCTTGAGGAACTCACTGGGGAAACCGATACGCTGTATGCAAGCGGCGGATTTGCCCGTTCCGGGATGTGGGTGCAGATGCTTGCCGACATGTTCGGTCACAGCGTTCACCTGCCGGTTTCCCACCAGAGTTCCGCATGGGGTGCAGCCTGGGTGAGCCTGTATGCTGTAAACGAAGTACCGGATCTTGCCTCAATTAAAAACAGTATCCCAATGAAGGATATCGTC
- a CDS encoding MurR/RpiR family transcriptional regulator, translating to MSQFDQGLCKHRIKASYNEFRAKEKVIADYVMEHPEKIIHSTISQVAENLNVAEATVFRFCKRIGFKGYQAMKIALASEIVNDVKDIHETIQEGDDEKQIAEKVFKSNIRTLEDTLSVIDSDKMKKAVDILVSANRIEFYGNGGSGVIAQDAHHKFIRTGIPTAAYSDSHFQMMSASQLSEKDAVVFISHSGTNRNILQTLQVVQEHRIPTIGITSLAKSPLSEKVDVALFTLSGETEYRSEALASRLAQLSLIDALYVNVSIRRKEQMQESVNKMRQAISRTRI from the coding sequence ATGTCACAGTTTGATCAGGGCCTCTGCAAGCATCGGATCAAGGCCTCTTACAATGAATTTCGCGCCAAGGAAAAAGTCATCGCGGACTATGTGATGGAGCATCCGGAAAAAATTATTCATTCCACGATCAGTCAGGTGGCTGAAAATCTGAACGTGGCTGAAGCCACTGTATTCAGGTTCTGCAAAAGAATCGGCTTCAAGGGATACCAGGCAATGAAAATTGCGCTTGCTTCGGAAATTGTAAATGATGTGAAGGATATTCATGAGACGATTCAGGAGGGCGATGATGAAAAACAGATCGCCGAAAAAGTATTCAAATCAAATATCCGCACGCTCGAAGACACCCTCTCGGTGATCGACAGTGACAAAATGAAAAAAGCTGTTGATATCCTGGTCAGTGCAAATCGTATTGAATTTTACGGAAACGGGGGCTCCGGCGTTATTGCCCAGGATGCCCATCATAAATTTATCCGCACCGGCATTCCCACTGCCGCCTACAGTGATTCCCACTTTCAGATGATGTCGGCTTCCCAGCTGTCTGAAAAGGATGCCGTCGTGTTTATCTCCCACTCGGGTACGAACAGGAATATCCTTCAGACGCTTCAGGTGGTGCAGGAGCATCGGATTCCGACGATCGGGATTACATCTCTTGCTAAATCTCCATTGAGTGAAAAAGTGGATGTGGCTCTTTTTACTCTTTCCGGAGAAACAGAGTACCGCTCTGAAGCGCTGGCTTCCCGTCTTGCCCAGCTGAGTCTGATTGACGCTCTTTATGTAAACGTTAGCATTCGCAGAAAAGAGCAGATGCAGGAATCGGTCAATAAAATGAGACAGGCGATTTCAAGAACAAGGATTTAA
- a CDS encoding TRAP transporter small permease codes for MMRVIRWLDEHIEEVLLVIFSGIMVFIIALQIFMRAVLDNSLPWSEELARFSFIWLVYIGISYGIKKQRHIKVDVLLVLFKERGKIILNMISNVIFLAFAAVIVYYGNDIAQRILELGQRSPGLGIPMGFVYLATPVGMGLTIIRLIQQLIQQGRALAGKGDFSVELEHDKALEDQDELIESSEKENPEDLIKTDNDNPKTDR; via the coding sequence ATGATGCGTGTTATACGATGGCTGGATGAGCACATAGAAGAAGTGCTGCTCGTTATTTTTTCCGGCATCATGGTATTTATCATTGCCCTGCAGATCTTCATGCGGGCAGTCCTCGATAATTCCCTTCCGTGGTCGGAGGAGCTGGCGCGGTTCTCGTTCATCTGGCTCGTCTATATCGGAATCAGTTACGGCATTAAGAAACAGCGGCATATTAAAGTGGATGTCCTGCTCGTTCTGTTTAAGGAGCGGGGGAAAATCATCCTGAACATGATTTCCAATGTTATTTTCCTTGCGTTTGCTGCCGTTATTGTCTATTACGGCAATGATATTGCCCAGCGTATTCTTGAACTCGGTCAGAGATCACCGGGGCTTGGTATTCCTATGGGATTTGTGTATCTGGCAACACCGGTTGGAATGGGGCTGACGATCATCCGTCTTATTCAGCAGCTCATTCAGCAAGGGCGTGCCCTTGCCGGTAAAGGCGATTTCTCTGTTGAACTTGAACATGATAAGGCCCTTGAGGATCAGGACGAGCTGATTGAAAGCAGTGAAAAGGAAAATCCTGAAGACCTGATAAAAACCGATAACGACAATCCAAAAACGGATAGATAG
- the gnd gene encoding phosphogluconate dehydrogenase (NAD(+)-dependent, decarboxylating), translated as MKIGLIGLGKMGYNLGLNLLDHNHEVVVNDVNTDQVKALHSEGAIPAYSIEETVKSLEGPRVIWLMVPAGDITEEVVVKLNGLLEAGDIVIDGGNSNYKDSLRRADLLKENGIHFVDVGTSGGVDGAREGACMMVGGDSEVIGQIEQIFIDTTVENGYHHAGEPGSGHFLKMIHNGIEYGMMQSIAEGFDILEKSQFDYDYEQVAKVWNNGSVIRSWLMELTQNAFSKDPKLDEIRGVMNSSGEGKWTVESSLDLQVPAPVIALSLMMRYRSLEDDTFTGKVVAALRNEFGGHAVVKK; from the coding sequence ATGAAGATTGGATTGATCGGTCTCGGCAAGATGGGGTACAACCTAGGTTTGAATCTGCTGGATCACAACCATGAAGTCGTTGTAAACGACGTGAACACGGATCAGGTGAAAGCGCTTCATAGTGAGGGTGCGATTCCCGCTTACAGCATAGAAGAAACGGTGAAAAGCCTGGAGGGACCAAGAGTCATCTGGCTGATGGTGCCGGCAGGAGACATTACCGAGGAAGTCGTAGTCAAGCTGAACGGTCTTCTTGAAGCAGGCGACATTGTGATTGACGGGGGAAACTCCAATTATAAAGACTCCCTCAGAAGAGCGGATCTTTTGAAGGAAAACGGTATTCATTTTGTTGATGTCGGGACAAGCGGCGGTGTGGACGGTGCACGTGAAGGCGCCTGCATGATGGTCGGAGGCGATTCGGAAGTCATCGGACAAATCGAACAGATTTTTATTGATACCACTGTTGAAAACGGTTACCACCATGCCGGTGAACCGGGAAGCGGACACTTCCTCAAAATGATTCATAACGGAATCGAGTACGGCATGATGCAGTCGATTGCAGAAGGCTTCGATATTCTCGAAAAGAGCCAGTTTGATTATGACTATGAGCAGGTGGCAAAAGTCTGGAACAACGGGTCGGTGATCCGCTCCTGGCTGATGGAGCTTACACAGAATGCTTTTTCAAAGGATCCTAAGCTTGACGAAATCAGAGGGGTGATGAATTCCTCGGGTGAAGGCAAATGGACGGTTGAATCATCTCTTGATCTGCAGGTGCCTGCACCTGTGATCGCCCTTTCTCTCATGATGCGTTACCGTTCCCTTGAGGACGATACGTTTACAGGAAAAGTCGTCGCGGCACTCAGAAACGAATTCGGCGGTCATGCGGTAGTGAAGAAGTAG
- a CDS encoding HPr family phosphocarrier protein, whose amino-acid sequence MEKHTAEITINLNEKQTIVELTQLLAPFKSDVYLVNRSGGNVVEANVKSLLGLVSLRIGNGDRVTLRAEGSDAEEALGKVVQFLS is encoded by the coding sequence ATGGAAAAGCATACAGCCGAAATTACCATTAACCTGAACGAAAAACAGACGATCGTGGAACTGACCCAGCTGCTTGCCCCGTTTAAATCAGATGTTTACCTGGTGAACCGTTCAGGCGGGAACGTTGTGGAAGCGAACGTGAAAAGCCTTCTCGGTCTCGTAAGTCTCCGCATCGGCAACGGGGACAGAGTCACCCTGCGCGCCGAAGGATCAGACGCAGAAGAGGCCCTCGGTAAAGTGGTTCAGTTTTTAAGTTAG
- a CDS encoding TRAP transporter large permease, translating into MTEAILFISFAILLALSVPVGIALGVATLLTIMFADVLSFEFLAQAMVTSIDSFPLMAVPFFIIAGEIMGRGGITERLFGVANSLVGNKTGGFAIATIITALFFAAISGSAPATVAAIGGMMIPAMVNLGYDKRFATATVAAAGSLGVMIPPSIPMVMYGVTGSTSIGDLFIAGIFPGLIVAAGLIAFAYFYSKKMGYKGTTTEPFSFKKFGRECWDAKWALLIPIIILGGIYGGIFTPTEAAVIAVVYGLIVSVFVYRELPLSKVPSVLASGSLTTATVLVVVGSATAFGQLLTRQQVPTRIANWMVTISENPVIIMILIIILLLIVGCFMDTLAAIIILTPLLLPVAIEFGYDPVHFGMVMIVTLAIGFITPPLGVNLFVSSGISGLSIMSIARGVIPYFVMMIIALLIITFIPQISLYLPSFR; encoded by the coding sequence GTGACTGAGGCAATATTGTTTATAAGCTTTGCGATCTTACTGGCGCTGAGTGTGCCGGTCGGAATTGCACTGGGCGTTGCAACACTGCTCACCATTATGTTTGCCGATGTGCTGTCATTTGAATTCCTGGCGCAGGCCATGGTAACGTCGATCGATTCATTTCCACTGATGGCTGTGCCATTCTTCATTATTGCCGGTGAGATTATGGGACGGGGAGGAATTACGGAACGACTGTTTGGCGTTGCTAATTCCCTGGTCGGCAACAAAACAGGCGGCTTTGCCATTGCGACCATTATTACCGCTCTGTTTTTTGCAGCCATCTCAGGATCTGCACCGGCGACTGTAGCCGCAATCGGAGGTATGATGATTCCGGCGATGGTCAACCTTGGCTATGATAAGCGATTTGCAACGGCAACTGTCGCTGCAGCAGGCTCTCTCGGTGTCATGATCCCTCCGAGTATTCCGATGGTGATGTACGGGGTAACCGGTTCCACGTCAATCGGGGATCTGTTCATTGCCGGTATTTTCCCGGGTCTGATTGTTGCTGCCGGATTAATTGCATTTGCCTACTTTTATTCAAAAAAGATGGGCTATAAAGGAACCACAACCGAGCCGTTTTCCTTTAAAAAATTCGGGAGGGAATGCTGGGATGCCAAGTGGGCCCTTCTCATTCCGATTATTATTCTTGGTGGTATATATGGGGGCATCTTTACACCCACTGAAGCAGCTGTAATCGCTGTTGTCTACGGCCTGATTGTGAGTGTATTTGTTTATCGTGAGCTTCCGCTGTCAAAAGTGCCGAGTGTTCTCGCTTCCGGTTCCCTGACGACAGCAACGGTCCTTGTGGTAGTAGGTTCTGCGACCGCTTTCGGTCAGCTTCTCACCAGGCAGCAGGTGCCAACGCGGATCGCAAACTGGATGGTGACGATTTCCGAAAATCCAGTCATCATCATGATCCTCATTATTATACTGCTGCTGATTGTAGGTTGTTTCATGGACACACTCGCAGCCATTATCATTCTTACACCGCTTCTGCTTCCGGTTGCGATAGAATTCGGTTACGATCCGGTTCATTTCGGTATGGTCATGATTGTGACACTTGCAATTGGATTTATTACGCCGCCGTTAGGGGTAAACCTGTTTGTGAGTTCGGGAATCTCGGGGCTGTCGATTATGTCGATTGCCAGAGGGGTTATCCCTTACTTCGTGATGATGATTATCGCACTTCTGATCATCACCTTTATCCCGCAGATATCCCTGTATCTTCCGTCATTCAGATAG